The DNA segment CACAACAGTGGATTCATGGATGACATTTTTTGATGAAAAGACATTCATGACATGCTTCAGAATGTGCTGCAATCTCTAAAACATGATTGAAGAACTTTTGCATACATAATCATCTTATACTTGAAAAGAAACTGTCGACATATACATACTACCATTATGCTTACACTATTTGATTATGCAATCCAAAACTATTAGGGTCTTGTCTCAAATATTGAACAGTGGAATAGACCAGAGTCTCAAATAAGGTTAAGTTTGAATTCAacagtattaatatattttaatattttaattgtatTTGCCGTTTGTGCAAAGCCTAAGAGTAACTCGGAGAGTAGTGGTTGATATCCCTAAACTAAACAAATTCGGCCAACTAGTTACGTCTCGTAAAGAGCAGTTAAGACATGAACTACTTTATTATCAAAAAAGTGTTATGTGAACAACACTTGGGTTTCAACACGTGCATGCTCAACAAGAGTgcaggcatccactatcaaaccaCTCAGCAGATCTTATGTGCTCGTCAATCTCCATCACCTTTTCTAGACTGCTTGGTTTCTGTAAATGCAATAGGTAGTGAAACAAAGTCAAATAGCTAGGAACAGAGACATACAAAGATTACATACAAgcttcaaattttaattttataacagTAAGGTAACACATAGAACCCAATCTGGATACAGGACACTTCCTATTGGACCACATTCATCAAGCAGCTCACTGAAAATATTTGACTAGCACAAATTCTACTAAAACTCAACCAGCAGGACACAGATAATTCCACCCTCAACCTCCAATTGACTGGTTGTTATATGGCCTCTCTAAATGACACCCAGGATACAAGAAAAACGTATCTGATAAAGATTTCCCCAATCATCAAATTTGCAAGAGATCGTAAGGAAAATGCTTTTAACAAAAGCTGATTGCACCTTGCTAACAATAGGTGAACTTGCACAGCctcatatttttcttgaataGCACAACTTAAGTAAATGTGACCAATGCCACTAATCCTATGGCAGCCTAGCTGCAATAGTTTCATTCATTGTGAGGTGTCATCTAACTATTATTGGAGCTCAATGCACCGTCTGTTTTTACCACTGGGATTCAAGCATCAGTAGAGTGAAGATTTAGGTGTCACATGACAACCTTTTATCACTCAGCCATTGGCAAATATGGATTCACTTAGTACATGAACATATAGTCACACAAAACCAGATTTATAGGCACATAAATGTCACAGGCATACAATGCTTTATCATTCCTTATTCTTCAATGGATTCTACATTTTTATAGGTAATTCGTTGATGCATCCCGATCCAGACCAAAGAGTTCAAACTTAGCTTGCAACATACGTAATATGAACTTTCAGAATGAAGAAGAGTCCCTGTTTGAGACTTCCAATTCTTTTAGTTAGACCGACAGGAAAAGGTGAAAACGTGCCAACAGAGCTGAAGTGATGCGCTACTCAACTGCGAGCACGACGCACTCTTTCGTCTTCAGTGCGATCGCAGTCGACCCCAACTGAAAATTTGAAGCATTCCGAACCCCTAAAAGATGGACCTTTTCTTCCTACCGACGTATTTAGCAAAACTTTCAGGTAAGATTGAACAAAGATGTCACCTTGATGGCGCATTCCACCTGAGACAACCTTCCCTCAGCGGAGAAAGTCTTGACGCCTCGGTCATACTCCGTCCTTCCACCAACCACAAAATCCACGTGTTTCAACCATCGAACCAAATCGAACAAGGACCCACCTAGTGAGGAGCATCTCCTGGGAGCTCGTCCGAAGCCCTAGCGGCAATGCGGCCCGCGTAAACCCTAGAACGGGCGGAAGACTGAGGTGGAAGAGAAGGAGGCGTTCTATCGAGCGGCCGAGGTGGCGTTTGTCTTGTGTTGACCAGCGGTGACAGGACCCTTCACTTATTTGGGCTTTGGTGAGTGTGTCTGTTGTTGGGCTGTTAAAACATGGACCCACGCTACAGGGTTCCACTTGCGGGCCCCATGTCTACCGGCCTATTGCAGACTCCCACGTTCTCAGGTCACACAATCCTAACGTGAATTGTAATCCGACCCCGACAGTATATCGAAATCAATAAATTTGAATGACAAATGATTGGATTCGTGTAGTCACCAAAGAGATTACGTGTGACGGACTCACACCGCGCACACATCAATCACGTTCGCGGGAATCACAACGCACACCTTTTTGCCACTTAGTTTTGTTTGGGTCATATGACTATAAAGTCTCCAATTAGTATTCCAACTTGAATTGTTGAGTAACAACTTGGGGCAATCTAAGTTCAATAATGGGAGTGGTTGAGTACCACTGTTAAGTTAATATGCAGCGAATACAACTCAAACATGAACCACAAAAGTCAAAGCAAACAAGTAGTCTTTTTATTCCATGAATAAAATTGATCTAATTGTTTTCTCTTAATATTTCTCAACAAAATATTGTTTCCACTTctcaaaaaacaaaagaaaagtttCCTTTCATTTTTGTGTTGAAGAGATCTGCTATTTCTTTGTCAAGTTATCATTAATTTTGGGTGATTTTCTTGAAAAATACCTGGGTATTTCCacctcttatttttattttttttttcaattagtcACCCCTATTTTAAATATTTCAAAGATACCtctccaaaaattgacatgttttttTACCCATTTTCTATGATATAGGtttttattcataaaaaatactataagattagtttaaaaatattttatagtcgTAAACATATCGATGTCTATATCGATCTAAtttttaatgatatatttttaattatatcaaaaaattataaggacagttaaaaatattatatttttgactCAACACTTGATaggtaatataaattataaatatagactttATAAATTTTGAATGATCACATGACAAAGGATCCAAGGTGGTCTGTCGTGATCATAAGTCCCCACAAATACTCAAATAGCATTGCTACTAAATAAGATAGCGAATTAACCCTAAGTAATACCCTAAAGGTTTATCTAGTCATATACCACCATGGTCTTATATTAGTTGGATCATACCACTTTGTGAAACTAAAAAAACTTCAAGATACCTAGTTGGATAATCTATTTTTGGGTAGTTTGATCTCTATGATGACTGCACACAACTTACATTTATAGGATTAAAAGATcataaaaattaatcaaaatgaGATTATCAAGCCTACTGTAAGCCCTCTATGTACTTACAAAGTATGAATAAAACCAAAAGATATAGACATATACAAACATTACATACATCGAACACCTTATATAAAGATTGATTTATGATAATACAATAGACTAGTCCGAGTGGCTGCAATACATACCATATACATAATTACTCTATAATATCATTTGTATCATCGATCAAAAGAtgtcattataatattttttttcaaagtcTTTTACGGTGTTTTCAATTGGATATTTAGATGACTATaaagataatataaaaatattataaagcctTTAATTCCAGTACAGGTCACATATGCTCTAGGATATTATCTGCATcataaattctaaaaaatattaaaaaaataccattatagtgtttttaagaagtttttatgatgtttttatttgtatttagaaaatactataacattAACATAAAGACATTGTAAAGGTTTCATTTTAGTAATTTAACTTGTAACCTGTAAAGatttaatattttgaaacaaaacagtattttttgaatattttgaaacaaaGTGACATCAATATACAGTTTCTCCAGAACTATACAGTGCTTTTAAACTAGCTTTACAGTGTTTTTAAGGATAAAACCCCACAAAACACTGTAAAACATGATCGCCGgttaatttttctttcatttttctcCTTCGTGAAAAAGGAATTcttcatcaaattttcttttttatttttgtttctatgTTCTGATTCCAAGTGGACTAAGTTATGAGacttttttgttttcttaaaGCAGGCAAACAATCAGCCTATTTTCATATGGGAGTTAAAAGTAGCTTTGTTTCTTGCTCTCTCTTGATAGATTATTTGAAGGTGAGTGAGTCACCAGGCAACAAGAAGAGATCATTCTTTACTTCCTGCTATATTATTTAAGCAACTTGCAGGATTAACTTTCTCCACCTGCAAGCAATGAAGACACTGTGGAGTTCCACCAATTGCTTGTGCTAAACTAAGAACATAACATCACAAGGTAGCTTTTGTTCCACACCAAGAATTTAAATTGTTTTATGGATTCCATTTGTGGACTCAACAACCCATCAACATCTTCCTACAAGAAGCCAAGGTGCTGATATCATGTTGCATGTGCATGCTTGTGATTCCACTGTGGCATAGTTTAGGTTAGGCCAAGGTGGATTGGAATACAACTAGATGAGGATAATATTAACAACAGCAAGAGGTGACAGAATAGACCATCCAACCAATCATGTACTTGAGGAAAATGAGAGAAAGCAAATGTACATGACAATGGTGGACTTTGGTGTCATCCATGCTCGCTTCTTTCAAGAGTAATCAATCAAGAGAGGGAGAGACAAAAGATATGTTGATGAGATGGAGAAGTTGATGTGGTTTGGTTTTGTTAGTTTGTGTCAGTTCATCTTTAACAGTGTGACATAACTACATGTGTCATGCTTTGAAGGAAAGCTTAAATATGTAGGACACATCTCCAACAGAGAGTTAGAGAGTGCATTGACTTTACGGTTAATGGGGATTGCATTAGGTTTCCATTCGATGTTCAATGTTCAATGGTATGTATGTAGCAAGTTCCAACTAacaactcctcctcctctctcttcagGATCAATCTCTATGGCACTGAGATGCTCAACCCCTAACATTATCATTCCAAGAGATCAGACCAAGAAGGCAGTCATGAGAGCTTCCATGCTTCCCAACAAGCAAATCACACCCAAAGCATCAATTCCTTTAATCAGATCCTGCATGCATATCAAGGTAtgatctcttctcttctctctccctTCATGATCATGGAATTATTGCTCTGGAGGGTATAATACTTGTCTCTATTATTAGATTTATGAAGACAAGGCGATGGGAATAATCTGCTATAAAGATGCAAAGGGAGAAGTAATCTGCGAGGGATATGATGAAGGACCACGATACAGTAGACCGCCGCAGGAGGAAGAACACCAAGAAAGGTAGATCCGAAGATAGGCTTATTAGTATCGCGGTTTCAGGAATCAGATTCTTGATTCTTCtgtctaactttccacaggcagaAAGAAGTGCAGATCCCAAGCTTCCTTCAAGCAGTGAAGCCTCGCTATGCCAAAGAAGACCCTTACTTCTGTCAAATTGTTCGCGAGCAGTGGTAGAAGCTTGAGGACGATGATGATGAAGACGAGTTGGAGATTTATCTCGCATGAAGACTGCTGCTTATGATTTGACACTGTAAACATGTCATGAACTACAAAAAGGCTGTTCATGCTGCGGATACAAAGCTGGTTTCTGTGTACAAAATTTCTATGTCCAAACGAGTGAACTTATCATTAACCCCGATTTGGATTCCTTTAACGTGAATTTTTAGATCATTATGCTCGATCTCTAATGTTATATGAAAGTCAACGAACTGAATGTTTATGTTCTGAAATAATGATGCATGAGAAATGACCTGTTCTCCCCACTCAAAATAATGATGGATTGCATCTCTCAATCAACAACAACAGGATAACATAAATTATTGGTAGCCCTCCTTTGATTCCTTTAGATAAAGAAAAGTGGACTAGTATTTGTATATTCATATACTAAAAACATTTCTCATCTTTTGGGCATACACCATACAATAATAGGtttattaaataatcctataaACTCCCCATGCCAACATTATTAATTCATTAAATTAGTGgtatactttttttttataatttttattattgaaatagtaaataatatgtaatttataattatatattttatggaaTATGAAGATCATAGTCAACACAACATACCAATGATCAATGTTATACAACCTATAAGAGAGTCACAAAGGGCTTTTCTTCAGGCCCAAACACACTCAGGTGAAGCCTATTAAGGGTCCACATTAAAGTCCTGCAGTGTAGGTAACACCGGTGTCAGGCAACCAATTGTCTCCGACAATGAACTCTGACACTGTGAACTTGGAAGCCTCACCGGAGGAGAGCGCCGGGTGCACTCCGGCCCAACGGACCCGGCCCGACGTCGACGACCCTGGGCCCGTGTTCTCGTACTCCCCGTAGTACAGCGTCGACAACGCGAAGCTCCCCGACCATTTATCCCACCCGGCAGCGTCGATGGAACCATCCAAGTAGCTCTGCATCACCACCGTCCTCGAGTACTTCTGCCATGGCCGACCCAGATACGTGGGCGTGCTGCTCCCCAAGTCTGAAGAGCCCTGGATCCGGCACTTCTGGATCGATATGCCGGTGTTCTGGTTCGGGTCGGTCCGGCCCTGTGCCGTCACCGAGTTCTTCTGCGTCCCGCCCGGCTTCCGCGGCTGGATGTAGCAGTTCTGCAGCACCACCGCGGAGTTGCCGAAGATGAAGTCGATGGTGCCGTAGATATCGGTCTCGGTGTAGAACTGGCGGTTGGAGTGGGTGTAGAGGGTGTCTTGGTAGCCCTGGATGGAGCACTGGTACACCACCGACTTGTCGGCGCCGACCCGGAGGGCCACCGCCTGGTTCTTGCTTGGCCCGGAGTTGTTGATGATGGTTAAGCCTTTGGCGATGAAGCCCGCCCCCATTGCAGCTGAAACGTTGACACTCTCTTGTTGTGTCAAGCTCGTACTCAACGCTTGCAGTCACAGAAGGCAAGGGTAAGGAGGTGCATGCGTACCAACGGTGGCGGACTTGTACGTCGTCCACCCGTCGTTGACGTTCCTGCTGCCGACAATGACCGACTTGCCCTTTCCGTCTCCCATCAACATGACGTTCTTCTGTTTTGTCGGGACGTTGATGTACTCGTCGTACGTCCCAGCTTTCACATATATCACCttcctgccgccgccgccgccggaggaGGCCAAGGACACGAAGGTGATGGCCTCGTTGATGGTCGTGTGCGTGCCGCTGCCGTCCTTGGCCACAACCGCGTTGGCTCGGATCTCATCGGGAAACGCCTCCAGAAGTCTCCGGTCTGCGGCCGACAACCACGCCGGAAAACCGTCGGATAACAACTTCCGGCCGCTACCTACGCCATCATCGTCCTGTACCTTCCCCTGCAGCGCCAGCGAGTTGCTGATGTGCTGCGACAAGCTCCGCACTCGGGCGCTCAAGGAATCGCCGCCTTCGGCCTTGACGGCCTGGAGGCTCTCCGAGCACGTCGCCTGGTTCGTCAGCGCCGCGCTGAGCCACGTCCGGGCGTCGTGCGAGCTCCCGCCCTTCTTCGCTTCCAGCACATCGTTGAGCTGGTCCAAGGTGATGTCGAGAAGCTCAAGGCAGTCGTGGACGCTGGACGGCGACCGCGAGGTCGACGTTTGCGCCGACGGCAGCGTCAGGTTGTAGGCCATGTCGCGGGCCAACAGGGCCCTGCTCTTCGCGAACTCCACGGAGACGTGGAACATCTCCTTGGGTCCTTTCGCGCCTGCTCTCGTCGCCAGGGAGGCGAGCGCCGCCTCGCACGCGTCCGGGTAGCGGGTGGACATGCAGGCAGAGACAACACCACTCTCAGTGGTGGTGGCAGCGGCTCTGGAGACAGTATCTAAGGGCTTGAGCTCATGTGATGCGTGCTTCGTAGTCCGTAAAGAGAATGCAGCAGATAAAGCTACTGCTAGAGAGACTGCAAGCACCCATGCAATGACCTTTCTCTTGTGTCGGCCATCACCCGAGATTGCTCTCTCATACATGCTCATGATTCCAACAGGTAACATTTCAGAGAGAGATGATGAGTTTGTGTATGAGAACGCCAGATGAGATGCTGAGGAATGGAGAGGGAGGGGAACTCATGGGATGGTACAACCATATAACGTTGTGCCGGAAGAGAAAGGTGTAATGTAGTCACTCACAAGTCTCACTGACTTTGACATGCAGTCAATGGACGAAGGTGATAGATTAAGACTAAGAAAGTGAAAGATTCATCAAATTGTTTCCTATCCTTTCACTATGGAGTTACTTTTATTGGGCATAAGGAAGATTGACTCATATCTCATAATATTGATTACTCATCCCACATGCTACTGTTCTTGTGGTGGGTTTGGGGAAGCTTTCAAGGGACCCAATAAGTTATTATCGTTGGTTAATTGGCATGGGAGTCTTAAAAGACACTTAAAATGAGATTATTTTCTCATCAATATATCTTTTCTCTTTCCTCATACAAGTATAAAATTCAAAGTCAatgcaagaaaagaaaaaaagatgatatCTTGGTGTGGCCTTAAGTCTCTGTTGCCTCCACAGTGCCTGACGTCTCTTCCCATGCATCTCCCTCTCAAGCTGTTTCTACCATTCCCGGATTGTCATCATCATCAGTGCATGTCAGCGTTCACCATGTCAGGTGAATCGTCCCTTCATGCAAACATCAAATATATCACTGACAACCGAAAAGTGATATTAATCTAAACACATCAATGATCACATTTCCAGTGCAAGCATTCATTGCTGCCTTACCCGCAGCAATGGCTGAACGAGACAGGTTGGGGAAGACACCACCACCATGGGCCTTCTCCACTCTGCTCACTTGCCGTTCCAGCTGGGCAAGATGGACACAGGCAGAACGCGATATTAATGTTCGTTTGGGGCTCTGCTCATATGTTGGCATCACTGACACGGCAAGCGAGATGGAAGTTTCCTTGGGATATTCTGAAATGACTGTTCTTAGGTTGCCTGCCTTTGATCATAGTAAAGATTGATCAGCTTCGAGTTGCTTGTGTTAAACCCAGATTGTCCGTCTTGGTTCTCCGTGGAGGAAAAGAGAGGTCAGCGGTCTTTCTAGAATCATTCTCGGGGTCGGCACTTGGTGGAGTGTCTTCTTCTCATCCCGGAGGTCCTTGATGGTTACCGTGAAGCTGCCTTGCTGGTGCTCCTGTTGGGGGAATCATCCTCTTAGGTGCTGATACATCATGGAGTTATGCGATGTCAACCACCGGCTTCGAAAGAGATCACTCTTCTGTGCGAGGCTGGAAAAGCACCCAAGCAAGTGTTGCAGGGGTGCGTGTGTGGAGCAGCAGATGCTACACCATCCATAGTGACATTCTAACAAACATGTATCGCCTCCACCTAAAACACCAGCAATCATCTCCCAAGTTGCAAGGACATGTTGCTCATTGAGGTAATTCGATCACTACAGTCCAGATTCCTCTTTTGGGCCACTGGCTCATTATTAATGAATGCATGTGATGGACTACCAACAGGATGACTATTCCTCAGGATCCCAAATCCATGCAGGAAATGAAACCCTTCTTCTCTTTCAGCTTACCCAAATGCTCAATAATGAAGCTGGAATTTTCTACGTGAACATCATGGACTGGTGGCTTTTGTGAGCAAGGTATGATGTGATATATATCATGCTACTGTCAATTTACTGGTGACATTTCATTGTTAATCCAGGAAATAAGAACATTGTGACTGAAGCAGAGAAAGAGACAAGATGATACTTATTATGCTACTATCCATCTTTTCATCGTTGACCACTGTCTTTTTACCTTCCTAATCCAAAACATGGTCAAGACTACCTTTCATgacacatcaacaagtttgtctgGTCCATGCAAATGGATTGATGAAGAATCAAGCAGGTAATCATGCTTACCTCAAGAACAGCTTGGTGATGCTGTAGTTAGAGATCTCAGGTGATCGGCTCCGATCCGAAACTGTtaattcaagaaatcaagcaATATATATAGAGGAAGGATGATTGTTTTCACAAGAGGAAGCATGCAAATTACCTGATTCTTGAACTGTTGAAACCCTGACAAGGAAGTCATTGCAGAAACATGAAATCTATGGCTTAGACTTTTGGACTCAGATGTGCTGTGGGTTAGCACATCAGAATTAGGTTGTGGGGGTTGATTGATTTGGGTCATTGCAAGGCCTCTTAATTCTCTACATGTTTCTTGGTGAGCAAACTCAGATGGAGCTAAGAAAAGTGTGGGTTTCAGGGATTCATCTTGTTTCTGATATCTGAACCTGGAAATGAAAGCTTGTGCTTGAGAATTACCCCACAAGGATTTGAAATGTGCAGAAGATTCAAGTTCACATCCCTGCTCCTTGTGGAATCTTAAGCTGGAGATGAATTGTTCTGCTTGAGGAATCACCTCACTAGGAATTCAATGTGAAATCACTGCTTCTTTGAGAAATCTACAAATGATTTATGTTAGTAGAAGTGATGTTAGCAGTAGCATATCATCTTTTACTAAATGAACAAGCCATGCATTGTTTTCTGGCTTTCATTTTACACAGTAGAAATATTTTCTATCTGATCAACAAACATCAAAATTATCAGCCTGATTCTTGTGGCTCCACTGATCATAAGTAGTGTTCCAACTTAATAAGAATTAATATGAAAAACATAGAATTGGTGGAGAAGGAAACAGAAAAAGAGTTGATGAGTTCATCCAAATACTTGCATGAACTGACTGTAATTTGAGTTCAGATTCAGTGTACAGTGTCCACACAAGATTAGTGTGTTCTAAGCTCAAGTTAACCACCTCCAATTTGCCATCCTTGCAAGTCCCAAGTCTTTGAAACTTAGAAGAGACTTGTAATTTGCTGAAGGATTTGGTTAAGCTCCTATAGCAACAACAAAGAATATAATGCCTCTTAACTCCAAAAAGAAGGCCCCATTGGACAAAATAGTGGAATGATTTGTGGACCTAATCCTTTTGATTTGATCTGATAAACTTGTTCATGCAGGCCAATGCTTGCTACAATGTTCATTATGCATGATTTAGTTGAGGCAAAACTCCTGAATATTTTGATCATTACAAGATTTATTTAGGTCTCATGACCCTCAACAACATCCTGTCTGTAGAAATTACAACATAAAATAGTAGTATAGATGGAAATTTGCTCTATTGCAGAGTGACCTCAAGCAAGGAGGTTGGTGATGGCAATGGAGTTGCTGCAGAGCTTGAAGAAGTAGCCGTTCCTCTCCGTCAATGGCGACTGCAGGCCCGGCTTCTCCCCGAACGCGCTCTCGCACGTGTCGGAATTCGTCATGGCTCCCGACACCAGCGCGTTGACCGTGTCGTAAGACCCGCTCCGAAGAGCACCGGTGGAGTCGCGGAGGCTCTGCACCGCCTCCTTG comes from the Musa acuminata AAA Group cultivar baxijiao chromosome BXJ2-8, Cavendish_Baxijiao_AAA, whole genome shotgun sequence genome and includes:
- the LOC103995183 gene encoding uncharacterized protein LOC103995183, yielding MGIALGSISMALRCSTPNIIIPRDQTKKAVMRASMLPNKQITPKASIPLIRSCMHIKIYEDKAMGIICYKDAKGEVICEGYDEGPRYSRPPQEEEHQERQKEVQIPSFLQAVKPRYAKEDPYFCQIVREQW
- the LOC135618253 gene encoding pectinesterase-like; amino-acid sequence: MLPVGIMSMYERAISGDGRHKRKVIAWVLAVSLAVALSAAFSLRTTKHASHELKPLDTVSRAAATTTESGVVSACMSTRYPDACEAALASLATRAGAKGPKEMFHVSVEFAKSRALLARDMAYNLTLPSAQTSTSRSPSSVHDCLELLDITLDQLNDVLEAKKGGSSHDARTWLSAALTNQATCSESLQAVKAEGGDSLSARVRSLSQHISNSLALQGKVQDDDGVGSGRKLLSDGFPAWLSAADRRLLEAFPDEIRANAVVAKDGSGTHTTINEAITFVSLASSGGGGGRKVIYVKAGTYDEYINVPTKQKNVMLMGDGKGKSVIVGSRNVNDGWTTYKSATVAAMGAGFIAKGLTIINNSGPSKNQAVALRVGADKSVVYQCSIQGYQDTLYTHSNRQFYTETDIYGTIDFIFGNSAVVLQNCYIQPRKPGGTQKNSVTAQGRTDPNQNTGISIQKCRIQGSSDLGSSTPTYLGRPWQKYSRTVVMQSYLDGSIDAAGWDKWSGSFALSTLYYGEYENTGPGSSTSGRVRWAGVHPALSSGEASKFTVSEFIVGDNWLPDTGVTYTAGL